In one window of Verrucomicrobiales bacterium DNA:
- a CDS encoding PHP domain-containing protein encodes MSENIALKHDPRGSLWHRWDLHFHTPRSFDYENGSVTNQQIVDGLVEKGIRVVAITDHHQIDVSRIRELQKLGENKLTVLPGIELRDDHGGNPIHYICIFPEDCDLDHLWTTLQGNLGLTNVAIQNKGGDDKVYVPIEKGAEETRKLGGVVSIHAGSKSNSIEGIKNKEQFQQQIKYDITKHWVDLMEIGQLKDIDIHLNKIFPATGLEKPLIICSDNHNIEQYTIKSPLWFRADPTFRGLLMVLREPHGRVFIGERPPEHVRVEQNPTKYLRGISFERKPTAPATEKWFDGSISFNPGLVAIIGNKGSGKSALSDMLGLLGASKNADSFSFLSKHRFRHPTGGHAPHFEATLEWHSGEKITRCLADSTPHEEVERLKYLPQEHVEKVCNELAGIGEKTFEQELKTVIFSHVPESLRLGQGTLDELVRFQTGEKQKRIDSLLKQLREISRSRAALEVQADPASKLEISEKIKRRELELEAHDKAKPVEKLNPAATGGDTPPDPALIQSLTDAEKAKKDIEGKIAQAEESLRLSERRSAVAGRLLEKIDNFKKEYDVFLTSLDEDATELGLKPSDLVSLKIKKTDAEKVRNEASAKIAATKLELDDENPVGLKKQLLDSQTKLGDLQAKLDAPNRAYQAYLKELSDWQEKRTKLEGSETDTESLKGLKAGLVALNDLPAKIAALKLEQITLALEIHGEKLAQAAVYRTLYEPVQKFIDSHVLAKDKLKLEFRAELANEDFTDRLLSLLALNRKGSFMGTDDGRAKANGFVELVNWQETESVRGFLDSVDQALHANQREKPPVPVQLRDQLPKGKKAEDIFDLLYGLEYIQPRYILRWEGKDISMLSPGERGTLLLVFFLLIEKGDTPLLIDQPEGNLDNHTVAKVLVDCIKEARKRRQVFIVTHNPNLAVVCDADQIIHANMDKAGNNAITYRSGALENPAMSQYVTDVLEGTRWAFGVRREKYEVGK; translated from the coding sequence ATGAGTGAAAATATCGCCCTAAAACATGATCCTCGTGGCTCCCTTTGGCATCGGTGGGATTTGCATTTCCATACGCCACGCTCTTTTGATTACGAAAACGGAAGTGTCACAAATCAACAAATTGTTGACGGGCTTGTTGAAAAGGGTATTCGCGTTGTAGCTATTACAGACCATCATCAAATTGATGTTTCCCGTATTCGGGAACTGCAAAAACTCGGTGAAAATAAACTTACGGTCTTGCCGGGCATTGAGCTTCGCGACGATCACGGTGGAAATCCGATTCACTACATCTGCATTTTTCCCGAAGACTGTGATCTCGACCACCTTTGGACAACGCTTCAAGGCAATTTGGGATTAACAAACGTAGCAATCCAAAACAAGGGCGGAGATGACAAAGTTTATGTGCCGATTGAAAAAGGCGCAGAGGAAACCAGAAAGTTAGGTGGGGTTGTTTCAATTCATGCAGGGAGTAAAAGCAATTCCATAGAAGGAATTAAAAATAAAGAACAGTTTCAGCAGCAGATTAAATACGACATTACAAAACACTGGGTGGACCTGATGGAAATTGGGCAGCTAAAGGACATCGACATACATCTAAATAAAATATTTCCGGCGACGGGTTTAGAAAAGCCGCTAATCATTTGCTCCGACAATCACAATATAGAGCAATACACCATTAAGTCGCCGCTCTGGTTCCGCGCTGATCCCACGTTTCGTGGTCTGCTCATGGTATTGCGGGAACCTCATGGGCGAGTTTTCATTGGTGAACGCCCGCCGGAGCATGTGCGTGTCGAACAAAACCCAACGAAATATCTTCGTGGAATATCGTTTGAACGCAAACCGACTGCACCTGCCACTGAAAAGTGGTTCGACGGCAGCATTTCATTCAACCCCGGCCTTGTAGCAATCATTGGGAATAAAGGCAGCGGCAAAAGCGCTCTTTCGGATATGCTCGGCCTCCTTGGAGCGAGCAAGAACGCGGACTCGTTTTCATTTCTTAGCAAGCACCGGTTTCGCCATCCGACCGGCGGCCATGCTCCTCATTTTGAAGCAACGCTTGAATGGCATTCGGGGGAAAAGATCACCCGTTGTTTAGCCGATTCAACCCCGCACGAGGAGGTTGAACGTCTTAAATACCTACCTCAAGAGCATGTAGAAAAAGTTTGTAACGAGCTCGCCGGTATTGGGGAAAAGACCTTTGAACAAGAACTCAAGACGGTCATCTTTTCTCATGTTCCAGAATCTTTGCGGCTTGGCCAGGGAACCTTAGATGAGCTTGTGCGTTTCCAGACGGGCGAAAAGCAAAAGCGCATTGATTCACTTCTGAAGCAACTTCGGGAAATTAGCCGGTCGCGGGCTGCACTCGAAGTGCAGGCTGATCCGGCGTCCAAACTGGAAATATCAGAGAAGATAAAGCGCCGCGAACTAGAACTTGAGGCGCATGACAAAGCCAAGCCTGTCGAAAAGCTCAACCCCGCTGCAACCGGGGGCGACACGCCGCCTGATCCTGCATTGATTCAAAGTCTGACTGACGCTGAAAAGGCAAAAAAGGATATTGAAGGAAAAATTGCCCAGGCGGAAGAAAGTCTGCGATTGTCAGAACGTCGGTCGGCTGTCGCTGGCCGACTGTTGGAAAAGATTGATAACTTCAAAAAGGAGTATGATGTTTTTCTGACTTCCTTGGATGAGGATGCCACGGAACTCGGTCTGAAACCCTCCGATTTGGTATCGCTCAAAATCAAAAAGACTGATGCGGAGAAAGTCAGAAATGAAGCTTCTGCAAAAATAGCTGCAACGAAGTTGGAGCTAGACGATGAAAATCCGGTTGGCCTTAAAAAACAACTGCTCGATAGCCAAACCAAGCTGGGAGATCTTCAGGCGAAACTCGATGCCCCTAATCGCGCATATCAGGCTTACCTAAAGGAATTGTCTGACTGGCAGGAGAAGCGGACAAAACTGGAAGGAAGTGAAACCGATACAGAGTCATTGAAGGGACTCAAGGCCGGGCTTGTGGCCCTGAACGACCTCCCTGCGAAAATTGCGGCATTGAAATTGGAACAAATCACCCTTGCTTTGGAGATTCACGGTGAAAAGCTTGCTCAAGCTGCGGTGTATCGGACGCTTTATGAGCCTGTTCAAAAATTTATTGATTCCCACGTTCTCGCCAAAGATAAGTTGAAACTGGAGTTTCGTGCCGAACTAGCCAACGAAGACTTCACCGACCGCCTCCTTAGCTTGCTGGCTCTGAATCGGAAAGGTAGTTTCATGGGAACGGATGATGGGCGGGCCAAAGCGAACGGCTTTGTGGAACTCGTAAACTGGCAGGAAACGGAATCGGTGCGCGGATTTCTTGACAGTGTTGATCAAGCTTTACATGCGAACCAACGCGAAAAACCACCCGTGCCGGTTCAACTGCGCGACCAGCTTCCAAAGGGTAAAAAGGCAGAGGACATTTTCGACTTGCTCTACGGCTTGGAATACATACAGCCGCGCTACATTCTGCGATGGGAAGGTAAAGACATCTCAATGCTCTCTCCGGGCGAGCGCGGGACTTTACTGCTTGTGTTCTTTTTGTTGATTGAAAAGGGGGATACGCCGTTGCTCATTGACCAGCCGGAAGGCAATTTGGACAACCACACTGTTGCTAAGGTGTTGGTAGATTGCATCAAAGAGGCACGCAAGCGGAGACAGGTATTTATTGTAACGCATAATCCCAATCTTGCAGTGGTCTGCGATGCCGACCAGATAATCCACGCCAATATGGATAAGGCTGGCAATAACGCCATCACATACCGCAGTGGAGCTTTGGAAAATCCGGCGATGAGTCAGTATGTGACAGATGTTTTGGAAGGCACTCGTTGGGCGTTTGGTGTGCGCCGGGAAAAGTATGAGGTGGGCAAATGA
- a CDS encoding ATP-binding protein: MTKSRADINRSSSASKKIIQGSLFEDDYLVKSLGNIVRDAEYALTELVANAWDAGATKVNIVIPPQPNGIIKVVDNGVGLTADEFKQRWMKLGYNRQKHQGLQVTFPPDVDGGKRRAYGRNGIGRHGMFCFADSYLVVTKRAGTVSEFEIELSSGEHPFIIRSEKSHKGDGFGTTVQAEVGRNIPDANAIRETISARFIHDPRFVISVNGVTISLASHPGADDPVKLNVPDCGEVEVVLLDTQKSARTKQKQGFAFWVQNRLVGEPSWTVGSFTPIDARTTFGRRFTILVRCDCMESELEADWSGFKKGAKRNTFFKALNDFALEKYQEFSKEKIDETKRRAFEDNLASIRPLSGAGRVEVAAFVESVVEREPTIKPESLSTAVQAIINLQQTKSGQRLLEKLSALPSDDVAALDRLLSEWSAQDALTVLDEIDHRIGTVRAIELLANKKETDELHTLHPLVTEARWLFGPEFETNEYASNVSLKNAVNTVFKVESKREDYPNWRKRPDLLMLADSTISAVALEDIDLKDGLAATRKVLLLELKKGDSKIGRTELNQAEEYIDAIRNSGCINGNFFTQSFVLGSRIDTSVTLEKKLSANGVEHAAIKGVCYSTLTQTASKRLFKLKERLEERYAAVSQGSRSKVLDQLLSQQVMNLK; the protein is encoded by the coding sequence ATGACAAAATCTCGCGCGGACATAAATCGCAGTTCGTCGGCTTCCAAGAAAATCATTCAAGGTTCGCTTTTTGAGGATGATTACCTCGTAAAAAGCTTGGGCAACATTGTCCGCGACGCAGAATACGCTCTGACGGAGCTCGTGGCTAACGCGTGGGATGCAGGCGCAACGAAAGTAAACATCGTCATTCCACCGCAGCCCAATGGGATTATCAAGGTTGTAGATAATGGTGTGGGATTGACCGCCGATGAATTCAAGCAACGGTGGATGAAGTTGGGGTATAACCGGCAAAAGCATCAAGGCTTGCAGGTAACATTTCCGCCAGATGTTGACGGTGGTAAGCGGCGGGCCTACGGGCGCAATGGTATCGGACGGCACGGCATGTTCTGTTTTGCAGACAGTTACCTTGTGGTCACTAAACGAGCTGGAACGGTCTCGGAATTTGAAATTGAACTGTCCAGTGGGGAACACCCCTTTATCATACGGTCGGAAAAATCGCACAAAGGCGATGGCTTTGGCACAACGGTTCAGGCTGAAGTTGGTCGCAACATTCCAGATGCGAATGCGATTCGTGAGACGATTTCCGCACGCTTCATCCATGACCCCCGATTTGTTATTTCGGTCAATGGCGTGACCATTTCCCTGGCTTCACACCCCGGCGCGGATGATCCTGTAAAATTGAACGTGCCTGATTGCGGCGAAGTGGAGGTTGTTTTGCTTGATACGCAAAAGAGTGCGCGAACCAAGCAAAAACAAGGCTTTGCATTTTGGGTTCAAAACCGACTCGTCGGGGAGCCAAGTTGGACTGTAGGCAGCTTCACGCCGATTGATGCGAGAACTACTTTCGGTCGCCGGTTTACAATTCTCGTCCGGTGCGATTGCATGGAATCAGAATTGGAAGCTGATTGGTCGGGCTTTAAGAAAGGGGCAAAGCGCAATACGTTCTTCAAGGCCCTGAACGACTTTGCTTTGGAAAAATATCAGGAGTTTTCCAAGGAGAAGATTGATGAAACCAAGCGGCGTGCATTTGAGGATAATCTTGCTTCGATTCGGCCATTAAGTGGTGCCGGGCGGGTCGAGGTGGCTGCTTTTGTGGAATCCGTTGTTGAGCGTGAACCAACAATAAAGCCCGAGTCGCTTTCGACGGCTGTTCAAGCCATCATCAATTTGCAGCAGACCAAAAGCGGCCAACGGCTTTTAGAAAAGCTTTCTGCGCTGCCGAGCGATGATGTTGCTGCTTTAGATCGGCTGCTGTCCGAGTGGTCAGCACAGGATGCGCTCACAGTTTTGGACGAAATCGATCATCGGATTGGCACGGTTAGAGCCATTGAGCTTCTTGCTAACAAGAAGGAGACCGACGAACTTCACACCCTTCATCCGCTGGTAACGGAAGCGCGGTGGCTATTTGGGCCAGAATTTGAGACAAACGAATATGCTTCCAACGTCAGCCTAAAAAATGCCGTCAACACGGTGTTTAAGGTGGAAAGCAAAAGAGAGGATTACCCTAACTGGCGCAAACGCCCGGACCTGCTGATGTTGGCGGACTCTACAATCAGCGCCGTTGCCCTGGAAGATATTGATCTCAAAGATGGGCTGGCTGCCACGCGAAAAGTGCTCTTGCTGGAATTAAAAAAAGGCGATTCCAAAATAGGCCGGACTGAACTTAACCAAGCCGAGGAGTATATTGACGCGATTCGCAATTCTGGATGTATCAACGGAAACTTTTTCACTCAAAGTTTTGTTCTCGGAAGTCGGATTGACACTAGCGTCACGCTTGAAAAGAAACTCTCAGCGAACGGCGTAGAACACGCCGCAATCAAAGGCGTCTGCTACTCTACTCTTACGCAAACTGCATCCAAGAGACTGTTCAAGTTGAAAGAGCGGCTTGAAGAACGGTATGCGGCCGTTTCGCAGGGCAGTCGGTCAAAGGTGCTGGATCAGTTGCTCAGTCAACAGGTAATGAACCTCAAATAG
- a CDS encoding type I restriction endonuclease subunit R, with amino-acid sequence MVVVGSRVEAVRWQLAIEKYIKERGYKIGTLVAFSGEVNDKESGPDGFTENSRALNPNLRGRDIREAFKGDEYQILLVANKFQTGFDQPLLCGMYVDKRLAGIQAVQTLSRLNRAHPGKDTTYVVDFVNDTAEVLAAFKTYHTTAELSATTDPNLVFNLRAKLDAAGHYDDFEVDRVVVAEMNPTAQQSDLLAAISPVEDRLMKRYKAAQESLKTAKDSKDEAAAKAAQDELNALILFKTDLGAFIRLYTFLSQIFDYGNTAIEKRAIFFKRLLPLLEFGREREGIDLSKVILTHHQLKNAGRQPMPLNTGETPKLEPITEAGSGSVQEKEKALLNEIIEKVNDLFEGDLTDQDKLVYVNNVIKGKLLESETLRQQAANNTKEQFANSPDLKTELLNAIMGALDAHTLMSTQALNSATVQNGMKDILLNHAGLYETLRDKAAS; translated from the coding sequence ATGGTTGTCGTCGGCAGCCGCGTGGAGGCCGTGCGTTGGCAACTGGCGATTGAGAAATACATCAAGGAGCGCGGCTACAAGATTGGCACCCTCGTCGCCTTTTCCGGTGAAGTGAACGACAAGGAATCCGGCCCGGATGGATTTACGGAAAACAGTCGCGCCCTGAATCCAAATCTCAGGGGCCGCGACATCCGGGAAGCCTTCAAGGGCGACGAATATCAAATCCTGCTCGTTGCCAATAAATTCCAGACCGGCTTTGACCAGCCGTTGCTTTGCGGGATGTATGTGGACAAGCGCCTTGCGGGAATTCAGGCCGTGCAGACGCTTTCGCGCCTGAATCGCGCCCACCCCGGCAAGGATACGACCTACGTCGTGGATTTCGTGAATGACACGGCGGAAGTCCTCGCGGCCTTCAAGACGTATCACACCACGGCGGAACTCTCCGCGACCACCGACCCCAATCTGGTTTTCAATCTCCGCGCCAAGCTCGACGCTGCCGGGCACTACGATGACTTTGAAGTGGATCGTGTCGTTGTGGCGGAAATGAACCCGACCGCACAACAGAGCGATCTGCTGGCGGCAATTTCCCCGGTCGAAGACCGGCTGATGAAGCGCTACAAGGCCGCGCAGGAATCTTTGAAAACGGCGAAGGACAGCAAGGACGAAGCTGCCGCCAAAGCCGCCCAGGACGAACTGAATGCGCTCATTCTGTTCAAAACCGACTTGGGCGCGTTCATCCGCCTTTACACGTTCCTTTCGCAGATTTTCGACTACGGCAACACGGCGATTGAAAAGCGGGCCATCTTCTTCAAGCGACTTTTGCCGCTACTTGAGTTTGGCCGCGAGCGCGAAGGAATTGACCTCTCGAAAGTGATCCTGACCCACCATCAGCTAAAGAATGCCGGGCGGCAGCCCATGCCGTTGAACACGGGCGAAACGCCCAAGCTGGAGCCCATCACCGAGGCGGGCAGCGGCAGTGTTCAGGAAAAGGAAAAGGCCCTACTGAATGAGATCATCGAAAAGGTGAACGATCTTTTTGAGGGCGACCTTACCGACCAGGACAAGCTGGTTTATGTGAACAACGTCATTAAGGGCAAATTGCTGGAATCCGAAACCCTCCGGCAGCAAGCGGCGAACAACACCAAGGAGCAGTTCGCCAATTCGCCTGACCTGAAAACGGAATTGCTGAATGCCATCATGGGCGCTCTGGATGCGCACACCCTGATGAGCACACAGGCATTGAATTCCGCCACCGTCCAAAACGGGATGAAGGACATCCTGCTCAATCACGCCGGTCTTTACGAAACCTTGCGGGACAAGGCTGCCAGCTAA
- a CDS encoding JAB domain-containing protein, whose product MKTNTIKTSKSELQSRPEQLSTGQLAETANEQILPGLVELVKPFKFPASPHEYKVTALRECPTPEALQQCETPDKAADYWRMHIATHPYFNPECECLAVLLLNTRRRVKGHQIVSIGIQDTILVHPREVFRLAIITAASALIVMHNHPSGESSPSEADIKVTRDLIRAGQLLKMEVLDHVIVGNGNFSSLRALGYFFA is encoded by the coding sequence ATGAAAACTAACACGATCAAAACCAGTAAATCAGAGCTTCAGAGCCGTCCCGAACAGTTGAGCACGGGGCAGCTTGCCGAAACCGCCAACGAACAGATTTTGCCGGGGCTGGTGGAACTGGTGAAGCCATTCAAGTTTCCCGCCTCACCCCATGAATACAAGGTGACAGCGTTGCGCGAATGTCCGACGCCGGAAGCGTTGCAACAGTGCGAGACACCCGACAAGGCAGCGGATTATTGGCGGATGCACATTGCCACGCATCCCTATTTCAACCCGGAGTGTGAATGTCTGGCGGTCTTGCTCTTGAACACCCGCCGCCGCGTTAAGGGGCATCAAATCGTTTCCATCGGCATACAGGACACGATTTTGGTGCATCCCCGCGAAGTTTTTCGGCTGGCAATCATCACCGCCGCCAGTGCCCTGATTGTCATGCACAATCATCCTTCCGGGGAAAGCTCCCCTTCGGAAGCGGACATCAAAGTGACCCGTGATTTAATCCGCGCCGGGCAGCTTTTGAAAATGGAGGTTCTGGACCATGTGATTGTCGGCAACGGCAATTTTTCATCCCTTCGCGCTCTTGGCTATTTCTTCGCCTGA
- a CDS encoding helix-turn-helix transcriptional regulator has translation MQSSTMTTTAIMAKVPGPPFFGSAHSSQISPTFFNITVLSVREGRPAFDPKVCFIAQARCLYDSATLNRCSETGTDSGRFSLLLEGPPVCNGLNIPCISDSIAAMQLPTTILTPEGWLDGALVKQFRRALRKSQQDFAAAAHLTRGAISKIEREKPKERLAHTVDLLVKFLEANKTKPPNSATNPIRRSLSELIAYLKEDWWSYHWTRDGQGQPMSMRSRWHIDAQANCTITHEGTGLRYHGRVQFEGDERVVVTVQAENQLDEQVVWRFDRPIKETNQIVGGWFGVDYGRKICSGSFCLSRRKFDTRAAEQFLATLAPFEVLPTKPAPQLFSMLDAWDDAQVRAAIESSADGETISALSTYFPQIRLEDAIELRAERAARESKGKSISLKKQVSFRICLLDPALSEVLAVRAAHLNKEVSADYIKEQILTQLSIFTELSKKYRKFARIEVRLFRAWPMATFFQIGNHALYFGLILAHKPAFKGPMFILRNPDSRAWRKLSDDFQVVFDNATPPPE, from the coding sequence ATGCAGAGCAGCACGATGACGACGACTGCGATAATGGCGAAGGTGCCCGGACCGCCCTTTTTCGGTTCCGCGCACTCTTCCCAAATTTCTCCAACTTTTTTCAACATAACTGTCCTTTCCGTTCGTGAGGGTCGGCCTGCGTTCGACCCTAAAGTTTGCTTCATCGCACAGGCGCGATGTCTTTACGACAGCGCAACGTTAAATCGGTGTTCCGAAACGGGCACCGATTCCGGACGGTTTTCGTTGCTACTGGAGGGGCCGCCAGTGTGCAACGGCTTGAACATTCCTTGCATATCCGACAGCATTGCGGCGATGCAGTTGCCAACGACAATCCTGACGCCGGAGGGCTGGCTGGACGGAGCATTGGTCAAACAATTTCGGCGGGCATTAAGAAAGTCCCAGCAGGATTTTGCCGCCGCTGCCCACCTGACGCGGGGCGCTATCAGTAAGATTGAGCGCGAAAAACCAAAGGAGCGACTCGCGCACACCGTTGACCTGCTCGTAAAATTTCTGGAAGCCAATAAAACGAAGCCTCCAAACAGCGCAACCAATCCCATCCGAAGATCACTTTCCGAATTGATTGCCTATCTGAAAGAGGACTGGTGGAGCTACCACTGGACGCGTGATGGTCAAGGCCAACCCATGTCGATGCGCAGCCGATGGCACATTGACGCGCAAGCTAATTGCACTATCACCCATGAGGGCACCGGACTGCGTTACCACGGCAGAGTGCAATTTGAGGGCGATGAGCGGGTAGTAGTGACTGTCCAGGCCGAGAACCAACTTGATGAACAAGTGGTCTGGCGCTTTGACCGCCCCATCAAAGAAACAAATCAAATTGTGGGCGGTTGGTTTGGGGTGGATTATGGGCGCAAAATTTGCAGCGGTTCATTTTGCCTATCTCGAAGAAAATTTGATACCCGCGCCGCCGAACAGTTTCTGGCGACCCTCGCTCCATTCGAGGTCCTTCCAACCAAACCAGCGCCTCAATTATTTTCGATGCTCGACGCTTGGGATGACGCGCAGGTTCGCGCCGCCATCGAATCGTCAGCGGACGGTGAAACCATTTCCGCCTTATCTACCTACTTCCCTCAAATCCGGCTGGAAGACGCCATTGAACTGCGGGCGGAACGCGCCGCCCGCGAAAGCAAGGGCAAGTCGATTTCCCTGAAAAAACAAGTATCGTTCAGAATTTGCCTGCTCGACCCCGCCTTGAGTGAAGTGCTGGCTGTTCGTGCCGCTCATCTCAATAAAGAAGTAAGTGCTGACTACATCAAAGAGCAGATTCTTACCCAATTGAGCATCTTTACCGAACTCAGTAAGAAGTATCGAAAGTTTGCTCGGATCGAGGTGCGCTTGTTCCGCGCTTGGCCCATGGCAACCTTTTTCCAAATCGGCAACCATGCCCTGTATTTCGGCCTGATCCTTGCCCACAAGCCTGCTTTCAAAGGCCCCATGTTCATCCTCCGTAATCCGGATTCCCGGGCCTGGAGAAAACTCAGCGACGACTTTCAAGTCGTCTTTGATAATGCGACGCCCCCACCTGAATGA
- a CDS encoding type IV secretory system conjugative DNA transfer family protein encodes MKAISHALLADVPRGVTSRSLDEHFLPMGAWAAPEDILRSEKLRHTTGKVLLGSLDGQLLGTDDNRHVLLCAGSRAGKGVSSLIPNGLCGLGGSAIYNDPKGELASIFGEYLAEKLGQKVYVLDPFQRTAPWVHRFHASFNPIAVLQDPETMVENAGLIADGLVSQRSQNDPHWDESAVNLLEGLILHVATFPSYEDKRHLITVRRLLKRGVTMPGEKSLRGLEGLLCEMAGNEALDGLIQDFAVSLAGKTEKELDSIISTAERHTKFLDYPAMRRVLVRHDFDLPDLKRLPTGVVVFLCLAAGRMGKCNRWIRLIINLALEAMENTRLRPGGPLDETGTGRPVAFYLDEFPSLGHMTQIETAAAQIAGFGVKLFCVVQDLSQLEAHYGKAWQTFLGNCGVQIFFGNNDPFTLEFISKKLGQTTLIIKHRSQQTHGAHMAGATGESFNTQVQALLTPEEVGRYFARDDRQRRQLVLLAGKDPMILQRVVYHDATLPEHHHFAGKYRRWS; translated from the coding sequence ATGAAAGCAATATCACACGCACTTCTGGCGGACGTGCCGCGTGGCGTCACGAGCCGCAGCCTGGATGAGCATTTTCTGCCGATGGGCGCTTGGGCAGCCCCGGAAGATATTTTGCGCAGTGAAAAACTCCGGCACACCACTGGCAAGGTGTTGTTGGGTTCGCTTGATGGGCAACTCCTCGGGACGGACGATAATCGGCACGTGTTGCTGTGCGCGGGAAGCCGGGCGGGCAAGGGAGTTTCAAGCCTGATCCCGAACGGCCTTTGTGGGCTGGGCGGGAGCGCCATTTACAATGATCCCAAAGGCGAACTGGCGAGCATTTTCGGGGAATATCTGGCGGAGAAGCTGGGGCAGAAAGTGTATGTGCTTGATCCGTTTCAACGCACGGCTCCGTGGGTGCATCGATTTCACGCCTCGTTCAATCCCATAGCCGTGCTTCAAGACCCGGAAACGATGGTGGAAAATGCGGGATTGATCGCGGACGGGTTGGTGAGCCAGCGGAGTCAGAATGATCCTCACTGGGACGAGTCGGCGGTCAATTTGCTGGAGGGGTTGATTCTGCACGTCGCCACTTTTCCTTCTTACGAAGACAAGCGGCATTTGATCACCGTGCGCCGGTTGTTGAAGCGGGGCGTGACCATGCCGGGAGAAAAATCGCTGCGGGGGCTGGAAGGCTTGTTATGCGAGATGGCGGGGAACGAGGCGTTGGACGGGTTGATTCAGGATTTTGCGGTATCGCTGGCAGGCAAGACGGAAAAGGAACTGGATTCCATCATCTCGACGGCGGAACGGCACACAAAGTTTTTGGATTATCCGGCAATGCGGCGGGTGCTGGTGCGGCATGACTTCGATCTCCCGGATTTGAAGCGATTGCCGACGGGCGTCGTGGTCTTCCTCTGTCTTGCGGCGGGTCGGATGGGAAAATGTAATCGATGGATTCGGCTTATCATCAATCTGGCACTGGAAGCGATGGAGAACACGCGGCTGCGACCGGGCGGGCCGCTGGATGAAACGGGCACAGGTCGTCCGGTAGCGTTCTACCTAGATGAATTCCCCTCGCTCGGGCACATGACGCAGATTGAAACTGCCGCCGCACAAATCGCGGGCTTTGGCGTCAAGCTGTTCTGCGTGGTGCAAGACCTCTCCCAACTGGAGGCGCATTACGGCAAAGCGTGGCAAACTTTCTTGGGCAATTGCGGGGTGCAAATTTTCTTCGGAAACAATGATCCCTTCACTTTGGAATTCATCAGCAAAAAGTTGGGGCAGACCACACTGATTATTAAACATCGCAGTCAGCAGACCCACGGGGCACACATGGCCGGAGCCACTGGCGAGAGTTTTAACACACAAGTGCAAGCCCTGCTGACGCCGGAAGAAGTGGGGCGCTACTTCGCCCGCGACGACCGGCAGCGGCGACAACTCGTTTTGCTGGCAGGCAAAGACCCGATGATTTTGCAACGAGTCGTGTATCACGACGCCACGCTGCCTGAGCATCATCATTTCGCGGGCAAATACCGGAGGTGGTCATGA
- a CDS encoding RNA polymerase sigma factor, which produces MNTLIERPPQISGAAEAQFERRMERVMTAVDLHHVHLLDYLFQLTRHRQDSEDLAQELWRYVLHNFPEEKITALSLLRRKAYQLFVDHYRAAKRRPEVPLEEVHDRPVYVSREAAFSDAEEGRMKASFWLEFHGIDLTEAQKEVLWLHGRYGFTYQEIAAQTGVPPSTVGDWIALGRERLMNYLNQNQ; this is translated from the coding sequence ATGAACACACTCATTGAAAGACCTCCGCAAATTTCCGGCGCGGCGGAGGCACAATTCGAGCGCCGGATGGAACGGGTCATGACGGCGGTGGACCTGCACCACGTGCATTTGCTGGACTACCTTTTCCAACTCACGCGACATCGGCAGGACTCGGAAGACCTGGCGCAGGAGCTCTGGCGTTATGTCCTGCATAACTTCCCGGAAGAAAAGATCACCGCATTGTCGCTGCTGCGCCGGAAAGCATATCAGCTTTTTGTGGATCACTACCGGGCCGCAAAGCGCCGTCCGGAAGTGCCTTTGGAGGAAGTCCACGACAGGCCGGTTTACGTCTCTCGTGAAGCCGCATTCTCGGATGCGGAGGAGGGGCGGATGAAAGCCAGTTTCTGGCTGGAGTTTCACGGCATTGATCTCACTGAGGCGCAAAAGGAAGTCCTGTGGCTGCATGGCCGCTACGGATTCACCTATCAGGAAATCGCGGCGCAAACCGGTGTGCCACCGAGCACGGTGGGCGACTGGATCGCCTTGGGCCGGGAACGCCTGATGAATTACCTCAATCAAAACCAATGA